The Pseudomonas sp. G2-4 genome window below encodes:
- the ubiG gene encoding bifunctional 2-polyprenyl-6-hydroxyphenol methylase/3-demethylubiquinol 3-O-methyltransferase UbiG — protein sequence MSNVDHAEIAKFEALAHRWWDRESEFKPLHDINPLRVNWIDERVNLAGKKVLDVGCGGGILSEAMAQRGATVMGIDMGEAPLAVAQLHQLESGVSVEYRQITAEGLAEEMPGQFDVVTCLEMLEHVPDPSSVIRACFRMVKPGGQVFFSTINRNPKAYLFAIIGAEYIMKLLPRGTHDFKKFIRPSELGAWSRMAGLTVKDIIGLTYNPLTKHYKLAADVDVNYMIQTLREE from the coding sequence ATGAGCAACGTTGACCACGCCGAAATCGCCAAATTCGAAGCCCTGGCCCATCGCTGGTGGGACCGCGAAAGCGAATTCAAACCGCTGCACGACATCAACCCGTTGCGGGTCAACTGGATTGACGAGCGGGTCAATCTGGCCGGCAAGAAGGTCCTCGACGTCGGCTGTGGCGGCGGCATCCTCAGCGAGGCCATGGCCCAGCGCGGGGCGACGGTGATGGGCATCGACATGGGCGAAGCACCGCTGGCGGTTGCGCAATTGCATCAACTGGAGTCCGGCGTCAGCGTGGAATATCGGCAGATCACCGCCGAAGGCCTGGCCGAGGAAATGCCCGGGCAGTTCGACGTGGTCACCTGCCTGGAAATGCTCGAACACGTACCGGACCCGTCATCGGTCATCCGCGCGTGCTTTCGCATGGTCAAGCCCGGCGGCCAGGTGTTCTTCTCCACGATCAACCGCAACCCGAAAGCCTACCTGTTCGCCATCATCGGCGCCGAATACATCATGAAGCTGCTGCCGCGTGGCACCCACGACTTCAAGAAATTCATCCGGCCTTCCGAGCTGGGCGCCTGGAGCCGCATGGCCGGGCTGACCGTCAAGGACATCATCGGCCTGACCTACAATCCGCTGACCAAGCATTACAAGCTGGCCGCCGATGTCGACGTCAACTACATGATCCAAACCCTGCGCGAGGAGTAA
- the mupP gene encoding N-acetylmuramic acid 6-phosphate phosphatase MupP has protein sequence MRLKAVLFDMDGTLLDTAPDFIAICQAMRADRGLPPMNTQHIRDEISGGARAMVAVTFSMDPESPGFEELRQEFLDRYLKGCAVHSHLFDGMAEVLADIEAANLIWGVVTNKPVRFAEPIMQQLGLAERSKVLICPDHVKNSKPDPEPLILACKMLDLDPASVLFVGDDLRDIESGRNAGTKTCAVTYGYIHPDDNPRHWGADVVIDHPSALREVLDNALCGC, from the coding sequence ATGCGTCTCAAAGCAGTTCTCTTCGACATGGACGGCACGCTGCTCGACACCGCGCCGGACTTCATCGCCATCTGCCAGGCCATGCGCGCCGACCGTGGCCTGCCACCGATGAACACGCAGCACATTCGCGACGAGATTTCCGGCGGAGCCCGGGCGATGGTCGCGGTGACCTTTTCCATGGACCCGGAATCACCGGGGTTCGAGGAACTGCGCCAGGAGTTCCTCGACCGCTACCTCAAGGGTTGCGCGGTCCACAGCCATCTGTTCGACGGCATGGCCGAGGTGCTGGCCGATATTGAAGCGGCGAACCTGATCTGGGGCGTGGTCACCAACAAACCGGTGCGCTTCGCCGAGCCGATCATGCAGCAGTTGGGCCTGGCCGAGCGCTCGAAGGTGCTGATCTGCCCTGACCATGTGAAGAACAGCAAGCCGGACCCGGAACCGCTGATCCTGGCCTGCAAGATGCTCGACCTGGACCCGGCCAGCGTACTGTTCGTGGGCGACGACCTGCGGGACATCGAGTCCGGCCGCAATGCCGGCACCAAGACCTGCGCGGTGACCTATGGCTATATCCACCCGGACGACAACCCCAGGCATTGGGGCGCGGATGTGGTGATCGATCACCCTTCGGCGCTGCGCGAAGTGCTGGATAACGCGTTGTGTGGTTGCTGA